A genomic segment from Hippoglossus stenolepis isolate QCI-W04-F060 chromosome 3, HSTE1.2, whole genome shotgun sequence encodes:
- the LOC118104424 gene encoding S-adenosylhomocysteine hydrolase-like protein 1: MAEPAAEAKLEVKQASKEVKESENVAEKYSAMTVSKNSELNMGELSSAFSAVPTHKPVKKQIQFVEDKQEFSRFPTKAGRRSLSRSISQSSTDSYGSAASYTDSSDDETSPRDKTQVNSKGSSDFCVKNIKQAEFGRREIEIAEQDMSALISLRKRAQSEKPLAGAKIVGCTHITAQTAVLIETLVALGAQCRWTACNIYSTQNEVAAALSETGVAVFAWKGESEDDFWWCIDRCVNNEGWQPNMILDDGGDLTHWMYKKYPNVFKKIRGIVEESVTGVHRLYQLSKAGKLCVPAMNVNDSVTKQKFDNLYCCRESILDGLKRTTDVMFGGKQVVVCGYGEVGKGCCAALKALGSIVSITEIDPICALQACMDGFRVVKLNEVIRQVDVIITCTGNKNVVTRDQLDRMKNGSIVCNMGHSNTEIDVASLRTPELTWERVRSQVDHVIWPDGKRVILLAEGRLLNLSCSTVPTFVLSITATTQALALIELYNAPEGRYKQDVYLLPKKMDEYVASLHLTTFDAHLTELSDDQAKYLGLNKNGPFKPNYYRY, encoded by the exons ATGGCAGAGCCGGCCGCGGAGGCGaagctggaggtgaagcaggcgagcaaggaggtgaaggagagcgAGAACGTAGCGGAGAAGTACTCAGCCATGACCGTGAGCAAGAACAGCGAGCTGAACATGGGAGAGCTGTCGTCCGCGTTCAGCGCCGTGCCCACACACAAGCCCGTGAAGAAG caAATCCAGTTTGTGGAGGATAAGCAGGAGTTCAGCAGGTTCCCCACCAAGGCAGGACGTCGCTCCCTGTCCCGCTCCATCTCTCAGTCATCCACAGACAGCTACGGCTCCG CTGCGTCGTATACGGACAGCTCTGACGATGAGACGTCCCCACGAGACAAAACACAGGTCAACTCCAAGGGCAGCAGCGACTTCTGTGTCAAGAACATCAAACAGGCTGAATTCGGCAGACGTGAGATTGAGATCGCAGAGCaag ATATGTCTGCGCTGATCTCTCTCAGGAAGCGGGCACAGAGTGAGAAACCATTGGCAGGTGCCAAAATAGTGGGCTGCACTCACATCACTGCCCAGACTGCT gtgctGATTGAGACTCTGGTGGCCCTTGGGGCTCAGTGCCGCTGGACCGCCTGCAACATTTACTCTACACAGAATGAAGTGGCCGCTGCTCTGTCAGAGACAG GTGTGGCTGTGTTTGCCTGGAAGGGGGAGTCTGAGGACGACTTTTGGTGGTGCATTGACCGCTGTGTCAACAATGAGGGTTGGCAACCTAACATG ATCCTTGATGATGGAGGGGACTTGACACACTGGATGTACAAGAAATACCCTAATGTTTTCAAGAAGATCAGGGGCATCGTAGAGGAGAGTGTCACTGGGGTTCACAG GTTATATCAGCTGTCTAAAGCTGGGAAACTGTGTGTGCCAGCGATGAATGTGAATGACTCTGTGACAAAGCAGAAGTTCGACAACCTGTACTGCTGCAGAGAGTCCATCCTGGATGG CTTGAAGAGAACCACAGACGTGATGTTCGGAGGCAAACAGGTGGTCGTTTGTGGGTATGGAGAG GTTGGAAAAGGTTGTTGTGCTGCTCTGAAAGCTCTGGGATCCATCGTCAGTATTACAGAGATCGATCCCATCTGTGCCCTGCAGGCCTg CATGGATGGATTCAGGGTGGTCAAGCTGAACGAGGTCATTCGCCAGGTTGATGTCATCATCACATGCACTG GGAACAAGAATGTGGTGACCAGAGACCAGCTGGACCGAATGAAAAATGGCTCCATTGTCTGCAACATGGGACACTCCAACACTGAGATTGATGTG GCAAGTCTCCGGACCCCTGAGCTGACCTGGGAGAGAGTGCGCTCTCAGGTGGACCACGTCATCTGGCCTGATGGGAAGAGAGTGATACTTCTAGCTGAG GGACGTCTGCTTAACCTCAGCTGCTCCACTGTCCCCACCTTTGTCTTGTCCATCACAGCCACCACTCAG gctcTGGCACTTATAGAGTTGTACAATGCTCCTGAGGGACGATACAAGCAGGATGTTTACTTGCTTCCAAAGAAGATGG ATGAATATGTGGCCAGTCTCCACCTGACGACGTTCGATGCTCACCTGACAGAACTTTCTGATGACCAGGCAAAATACCTGGGCCTCAACAAGAACGGCCCTTTTAAACCCAACTACTACAG GTATTAG
- the srsf3b gene encoding serine/arginine-rich splicing factor 3b: protein MHRDCPLDCKVYVGNLGNNGNKTELERSFGYYGPLRSVWVARNPPGFAFVEFEDPRDATDAVRELDGRTLCGCRVRVELSNGEKRSRTRGAPPSWSRRPRDRDDNRRRSPQQRRRSPRRRSFSRSRSRSFSRDRRRERSLSRDRNHKPSRSFSRSRSRSRSNDRK from the exons ATGCACCGTGACTGTCCTCTGGACTGCAAAGTCTATGTCGGAAATTTGGGCAACAATGGAAACAAGACTGAGCTAGAGAGGTCGTTCGGCTACTATGGCCCTCTCCGTAGTGTTTGGGTGGCCAGGAACCCCCCAGGCTTTGCCTTTGTGGAGTTTGAAGATCCTAGAGATGCCACTGATGCAGTGCGTGAGCTGGATGGAAG GACATTGTGTGGGTGCCGTGTACGAGTAGAGCTGTCAAATGGTGAGAAACGTAGCCGTACCCGTGGTGCCCCTCCTTCTTGGAGCAGACGTCCCAGAGATCGAGATGACAACAGGCGTCGCAGTCCACAACAGAGGCGAAG ATCCCCACGTAGGAGGAGCTTCAGCCGCAGTCGTAGCAG GTCTTTCtccagagacaggaggagggagaggtccCTCTCCAGGGACAGGAACCACAAGCCTTCAAGATCTTTCTCCCGATCACGGAG CCGCT